A section of the Saccharopolyspora gregorii genome encodes:
- a CDS encoding nuclear transport factor 2 family protein, protein MNTIDRFRDAVERRDTAALEPLFAAEPRFFSPVKFRPFEGRDLVLGVFDVLFRRVFEEFRYAGALEGTADTAAGGDADSHVLIFRATVGGKEVHGIDLVQLDAAGLISEFTVMVRPLSAVTALSEAVFAGLVAEGLVPAPQ, encoded by the coding sequence GTGAACACCATCGACCGCTTCCGCGACGCCGTCGAGCGGCGCGACACCGCCGCGCTGGAACCGCTGTTCGCGGCCGAGCCGCGGTTCTTCAGCCCGGTCAAGTTCCGGCCGTTCGAAGGCAGGGACCTGGTGCTCGGCGTGTTCGACGTGCTGTTCCGCCGGGTCTTCGAGGAGTTCCGCTACGCGGGCGCGCTGGAGGGCACCGCGGACACCGCGGCGGGCGGCGACGCCGACTCGCACGTGCTGATCTTCCGGGCGACCGTCGGCGGCAAGGAGGTCCACGGCATCGATCTCGTCCAGCTGGACGCGGCCGGGCTGATCTCCGAGTTCACCGTGATGGTGCGGCCGCTGAGCGCGGTCACCGCGCTCAGCGAGGCCGTGTTCGCCGGGCTCGTCGCCGAAGGGCTCGTGCCCGCGCCGCAGTGA
- a CDS encoding serine/threonine-protein kinase, giving the protein MEWQFGPYVVQGLIARGGMGEIHRAHDSRHQRTVALKLIAERHAEDAEFRRRFQREAQATARLRDPHVIPIHSYGEIDGRLYLDMRLVDGTDLATHLASYGPLDPDRAVGLLEQVAHALDAAHADGLVHRDVKPSNVLVGRTGFAYLVDFGIAYAASTGTAATSTGVTVGTLAYMAPERFGEGPAEPSSDVYSLTCLFYECLTGRKPFQREATVAMISAHLNDDPPRPGTTAPHLGAAFDAVIARGMAKDPAHRFGSAGELADEARAALHAAPTAPRTATARQPAEPPRRKSRRRLVIAGLAALGAVLVAGAAWTLTPSGRWQPTDDRRITAVPGALVDADLGVSVPVSTPVCNDSYAVVVGAAFEASTVQRLLDEFPGSDYLHVPSTPCGATAKTSTSGKAIYSVYFGPFADEASACERLDAAREQADDAYVKQLSSTGTPAVIACD; this is encoded by the coding sequence GTGGAGTGGCAGTTCGGTCCGTACGTGGTCCAAGGCCTGATCGCCCGCGGCGGCATGGGGGAGATCCACCGGGCGCACGACAGCAGGCATCAGCGGACCGTCGCGCTCAAGCTGATCGCGGAGCGCCACGCCGAGGACGCCGAGTTCCGCCGCCGCTTCCAGCGCGAAGCACAGGCGACCGCGCGGCTGCGCGACCCGCACGTGATCCCGATCCACTCCTACGGGGAGATCGACGGCCGGCTGTACCTGGACATGCGGCTGGTGGACGGCACCGACCTGGCCACGCACCTGGCGAGCTACGGGCCGCTGGACCCGGACCGGGCGGTGGGCCTGCTGGAGCAGGTCGCGCACGCGCTGGACGCCGCGCACGCCGACGGGCTGGTGCACCGCGACGTGAAACCGTCGAACGTGCTGGTCGGCCGCACCGGGTTCGCGTACCTGGTGGACTTCGGCATCGCCTACGCGGCGAGCACGGGGACGGCCGCGACCTCCACCGGCGTCACCGTCGGCACGCTGGCGTACATGGCGCCGGAGCGGTTCGGCGAGGGGCCGGCGGAGCCGAGCTCGGACGTGTACTCGCTGACCTGCCTGTTCTACGAATGCCTCACCGGCCGCAAGCCGTTCCAGCGCGAAGCGACCGTCGCGATGATCAGCGCGCACCTCAACGACGACCCGCCGCGGCCGGGAACCACCGCGCCGCACCTGGGTGCCGCGTTCGACGCGGTGATCGCGCGCGGCATGGCGAAGGATCCCGCGCACCGATTCGGCTCGGCGGGCGAGCTGGCCGACGAGGCGCGCGCCGCGCTGCACGCCGCACCGACCGCGCCGCGCACCGCGACCGCGCGGCAGCCCGCGGAACCACCGCGCCGGAAGTCCCGCCGCAGGCTCGTGATCGCGGGCCTCGCGGCGCTGGGCGCGGTGCTGGTGGCGGGCGCGGCGTGGACGCTGACGCCGAGCGGTCGCTGGCAGCCCACCGACGACCGGCGGATCACCGCGGTGCCGGGGGCGCTGGTGGACGCGGACCTCGGGGTGTCGGTGCCGGTGAGCACCCCGGTCTGCAACGACTCCTACGCCGTGGTGGTCGGCGCCGCGTTCGAGGCGAGCACCGTGCAGCGGCTGCTCGACGAGTTCCCCGGCTCCGACTACCTGCACGTCCCGTCGACGCCGTGCGGTGCCACGGCGAAGACGAGCACGAGCGGCAAGGCGATCTACTCCGTCTACTTCGGACCGTTCGCGGACGAGGCGAGCGCCTGCGAGCGGTTGGACGCGGCTCGCGAGCAGGCCGACGACGCCTACGTGAAGCAGCTCAGCTCCACCGGCACCCCGGCGGTCATCGCCTGCGACTGA
- a CDS encoding ABC transporter substrate-binding protein/permease, protein MRHALKCAVLFLIMAVVAPAQAAAAQAPPDDRPVVKVGTEGTYPPFSFHDTGSADLTGYDVDVIKAIADRAGWRIEFVETQWDAIFPALDAGRIDVIANQVSVNEERAAKYGLSEPYTYSRGVVVRRTGDESIKTLDDVRGRTTAQSSTSNWAQVARDAGANVEAVEGFAQAAALLTQGRVDAIVNDNIAVLDYLASTGSKDVEIAGDAGGETSEQVLTFRKADGALLEQADRAIGELKADGTLAEISRGYFKADVSVPDGGDADLSGRERTSTWQVVAGTAWPMFLGLVQVTIPLTALSFAIGLALALVVALARISPYRVLSGLARAFISIIRGTPLLLQLFIVFYGLPQLGVKFPPFTAAVIAFSLNVAGYAAEVVRSAILAVPKGQFEASATIGLGYWQTLRRIVLPQATRTAVPPLSNTLLSLLKDTSLGSVVLLTELFRQAQLAAAESNEFLALYAFAGLYYWIMCVAISAAQKRLETRLDRYVAR, encoded by the coding sequence ATGCGACATGCGCTCAAGTGCGCGGTGCTGTTCCTGATCATGGCGGTGGTCGCGCCTGCCCAGGCGGCCGCGGCGCAGGCGCCACCGGACGACCGGCCGGTGGTCAAGGTCGGCACCGAGGGCACCTATCCGCCGTTCTCGTTCCACGACACCGGCAGCGCGGACCTCACCGGCTACGACGTCGACGTGATCAAGGCGATCGCGGACCGCGCCGGGTGGCGGATCGAGTTCGTCGAGACGCAGTGGGACGCGATCTTCCCGGCGCTGGACGCGGGCCGCATCGACGTCATCGCCAACCAGGTGTCGGTCAACGAGGAACGCGCCGCCAAGTACGGGCTGTCCGAGCCCTACACGTACTCCCGCGGCGTGGTGGTGCGCCGCACCGGCGACGAGAGCATCAAGACGCTCGACGACGTCCGCGGCCGCACCACCGCGCAGTCCAGCACCAGCAACTGGGCGCAGGTCGCGCGCGACGCCGGGGCGAACGTGGAGGCCGTCGAGGGCTTCGCGCAGGCCGCCGCGCTGCTCACCCAGGGCCGGGTGGACGCGATCGTCAACGACAACATCGCGGTGCTCGACTACCTGGCCAGCACCGGGTCGAAGGACGTGGAGATCGCCGGGGACGCCGGCGGCGAGACCAGCGAGCAGGTCCTCACCTTCCGCAAGGCCGACGGCGCCCTGCTGGAGCAGGCGGACCGGGCGATCGGCGAGCTGAAGGCCGACGGCACCCTCGCCGAGATCTCCCGCGGCTACTTCAAGGCCGACGTCTCGGTGCCCGACGGCGGCGACGCCGACCTCTCCGGGCGCGAGCGCACCAGCACCTGGCAGGTGGTGGCGGGCACGGCCTGGCCGATGTTCCTGGGCCTGGTGCAGGTGACGATCCCGCTGACCGCGTTGAGCTTCGCCATCGGCCTGGCGCTGGCGCTGGTGGTGGCGCTGGCCCGGATCTCGCCGTACCGGGTGCTGTCCGGGCTGGCGCGCGCGTTCATCTCGATCATCCGGGGGACGCCGCTGCTGCTGCAGCTGTTCATCGTGTTCTACGGGCTGCCGCAGCTGGGCGTGAAGTTCCCGCCGTTCACCGCGGCGGTGATCGCGTTCAGCCTCAACGTGGCCGGGTACGCCGCGGAAGTGGTGCGCTCGGCGATCCTGGCGGTGCCGAAGGGCCAGTTCGAGGCGTCGGCGACGATCGGGCTCGGCTACTGGCAGACCCTGCGGCGGATCGTCCTGCCGCAGGCGACGCGCACCGCGGTGCCGCCGCTGTCGAACACCTTGCTGTCGTTGCTGAAGGACACCTCGCTGGGCTCGGTGGTGCTGCTGACCGAGCTGTTCCGGCAGGCGCAGCTGGCCGCGGCGGAGAGCAACGAGTTCCTCGCGCTCTACGCCTTCGCCGGGCTGTACTACTGGATCATGTGCGTGGCGATCTCGGCCGCGCAGAAGCGACTGGAAACCCGACTGGACAGGTACGTGGCGCGATGA
- a CDS encoding carbohydrate kinase family protein encodes MGNRIVVAGVASWGINIGVGEPAVDTAASGWDPRWLASGLGGAAGHISTILRALGDEVELCTVAGRDAIGSLIRGSLREHGLDGRGVVDLGVSAEAAVLVAPDGRRAVLSHSTRIAAVQYPEEVFTEMVRGADLAVLTSTPFTRPLLAAAVLHGVPIAVDVNVIADVEDDYYGPWLEVADIVFCSHERLPCSAERWLARIFDRYPGCLVAAVGRGPLGCVLGLRDGRLVRAEAVAPLGVCNTSSAGDSLFAAFLHGWLSTGNAAEALPDAVLYAGWRIGHRFPSGVALTATELARLRQRHPVRVTLDRWDR; translated from the coding sequence ATGGGGAACCGGATCGTGGTCGCCGGAGTGGCGAGCTGGGGCATCAACATCGGGGTCGGAGAGCCGGCCGTGGACACCGCCGCGAGCGGGTGGGATCCGCGCTGGCTCGCGAGCGGGCTCGGCGGGGCCGCCGGGCACATCTCGACGATCCTGCGGGCGCTGGGCGACGAGGTGGAGCTGTGCACGGTGGCGGGCCGGGACGCGATCGGCTCCCTGATCCGCGGGAGCCTCCGCGAGCACGGGCTGGACGGGCGCGGCGTGGTGGACCTCGGGGTGTCCGCCGAAGCCGCGGTGCTGGTCGCCCCGGACGGGCGGCGGGCGGTGCTGTCGCACTCGACGAGGATCGCCGCCGTGCAGTACCCGGAGGAGGTGTTCACCGAGATGGTGCGCGGTGCCGACCTGGCCGTGCTGACGAGCACGCCGTTCACCCGCCCGCTGCTGGCCGCGGCGGTGCTGCACGGGGTGCCGATCGCGGTGGACGTCAACGTGATCGCCGACGTGGAGGACGACTACTACGGGCCGTGGCTGGAGGTCGCCGACATCGTGTTCTGCTCACACGAGCGGTTGCCGTGCAGTGCGGAGCGCTGGCTCGCGCGGATCTTCGACCGCTACCCGGGCTGCCTGGTCGCGGCGGTGGGGCGCGGGCCGCTGGGCTGCGTGCTGGGGCTGCGCGACGGCAGGCTGGTGCGCGCGGAGGCGGTGGCCCCGCTGGGAGTGTGCAACACCTCCAGCGCCGGGGACTCGCTGTTCGCCGCGTTCCTGCACGGCTGGTTGAGCACCGGGAACGCGGCCGAAGCACTCCCGGACGCGGTGCTCTACGCGGGCTGGCGCATCGGGCACCGGTTCCCGTCCGGGGTGGCGCTGACCGCGACGGAGCTGGCGCGACTGCGGCAGCGGCACCCGGTGCGGGTCACGCTGGACCGCTGGGACCGGTGA
- a CDS encoding Lrp/AsnC family transcriptional regulator, translating to MSNQMMIDGTDHDILFHLRQDGRLTNVELAKRVGLTPAPCLRRVKRLEDDGIIAGYRARIDPAAVGRRFEVMVSLEISINDLQTVEELESTISEYDEVVEFHRLFGRPDYLIRVAVEDQSAFEEFLTGKLMALRAVARVDSHLIMRKVKSDD from the coding sequence ATGAGCAATCAAATGATGATCGACGGTACTGATCACGACATTTTGTTCCACCTGCGCCAGGACGGCCGGTTGACCAACGTGGAGCTCGCCAAGCGCGTCGGGCTCACCCCAGCCCCCTGCCTGCGCCGGGTCAAGCGGCTGGAGGACGACGGGATCATCGCCGGCTACCGGGCGCGCATCGACCCCGCCGCGGTGGGCCGCCGGTTCGAGGTGATGGTCTCGCTGGAGATCAGCATCAACGACCTGCAGACCGTCGAGGAGCTCGAATCCACGATCAGCGAGTACGACGAGGTCGTCGAGTTCCACCGCCTGTTCGGCCGCCCCGACTACCTGATCCGCGTCGCCGTCGAGGACCAGTCCGCGTTCGAGGAGTTCCTCACCGGCAAGCTCATGGCGCTGCGCGCGGTCGCCCGCGTCGACTCCCACCTGATCATGCGCAAGGTCAAGAGCGACGACTGA
- a CDS encoding branched-chain amino acid transporter permease, translating into MPETPYLVAVVAVCTAVTWGVRALPFAALAPLRDSELVRHLGQRMPVGVMVVLAVYTVHGTTAPEVAPVGLALAATLGLHLWRGNALLSILGGTAVHVLLVSTLFATA; encoded by the coding sequence GTGCCTGAGACGCCGTACCTGGTGGCGGTCGTCGCGGTGTGCACCGCCGTGACGTGGGGGGTGCGGGCGCTGCCGTTCGCGGCGCTGGCCCCGTTGCGGGACAGCGAGCTGGTGCGCCACCTGGGGCAGCGGATGCCCGTCGGCGTGATGGTCGTGCTCGCCGTCTACACGGTGCACGGCACCACGGCGCCGGAGGTCGCGCCGGTGGGGCTGGCGCTCGCGGCGACGCTCGGATTGCACCTGTGGCGCGGGAACGCGCTGCTGAGCATCCTCGGCGGCACCGCGGTGCACGTGCTGCTGGTGAGCACCCTGTTCGCGACCGCCTGA
- a CDS encoding AzlC family ABC transporter permease produces MTSHSAVLERCPPAPPEPAVRHADFRAALRDSSSVGLALFPLGIAFGMLVVHSGLAWWWATVFTTFIYAGSLEFLLVGLVLVATPLAQVALTALLVNFRHVFYALSFPLHRVTGRFGKAYSTFALTDEAYAASTSESARSWTGRRIVWLQVLCQVYWAGGATAGALVGTVLPFELAGLDFALTALFVVLAVDAFRERRDIPTPVLALVCALVAMVLFPQQMLPVAFGLFTAALLLVRLVARKGSARA; encoded by the coding sequence ATGACCTCGCATTCCGCCGTCCTCGAACGCTGCCCTCCCGCGCCGCCCGAACCCGCCGTGCGCCACGCCGACTTCCGCGCGGCGCTGCGGGATTCGAGCTCGGTGGGGCTGGCGCTGTTCCCGCTGGGCATCGCGTTCGGGATGCTGGTGGTGCACTCGGGGCTGGCGTGGTGGTGGGCGACGGTGTTCACCACGTTCATCTACGCGGGTTCGCTGGAGTTCCTGCTGGTCGGGCTGGTGCTGGTGGCGACGCCGCTGGCGCAGGTGGCGCTGACGGCGCTGCTGGTCAACTTCCGGCACGTGTTCTACGCGCTGTCCTTCCCGCTGCACCGGGTCACCGGCCGCTTCGGCAAGGCCTACAGCACGTTCGCGCTGACCGATGAGGCCTACGCGGCGAGCACCAGCGAGTCGGCGCGGTCCTGGACGGGCCGCCGCATCGTCTGGTTGCAGGTGTTGTGCCAGGTGTACTGGGCCGGTGGGGCCACCGCCGGAGCGCTGGTGGGGACGGTGCTGCCGTTCGAGCTGGCCGGGCTGGACTTCGCGCTGACCGCGCTGTTCGTGGTGCTGGCGGTGGACGCGTTCCGGGAGCGGCGCGACATCCCGACCCCGGTGCTGGCGCTGGTGTGCGCGCTGGTGGCGATGGTGCTGTTCCCGCAGCAGATGCTGCCGGTGGCGTTCGGCCTGTTCACCGCAGCTCTGCTGCTGGTCCGCCTGGTCGCGCGGAAGGGGAGCGCTCGTGCCTGA
- a CDS encoding AfsR/SARP family transcriptional regulator, whose product MEFRLLGPVEVRADSGELVELRPGLLGILVVLLVNPGKAVSQRSVVDKVWGEHPPSMESLYRYISTLRAEVRGDGVHWPRAKPGFWRLDVAPELVDYHRFRHHLDRARQSSGTEVEEHCRRALGECGSELLAGVDGPGLHRLRTQLERDRIAGVRLLAGALLDSGQVSAALNELDWVPSDHELDEEIVALRMRALAAAGQLRRLRDYVVEVSATYREEGTDLPARLRALHTSLLQQDDPIVRPRTAGAEREAQWTLAGGVTKRGLPSGGLSRTTGSAGKFVRQPRQGGAAAGGSRPAMRPRQLPAVPPHPVGRDRALAGLLSAVEDAPGVPPWLLIVEGLPGAGKHTFALQLAHRLADRYPDGQLYANLQGLDRHATAGVLRDFLAALDSDVPERSTVDYLAAGLRSALAGRRVLVLLSNARSAEQVQPLLPGHPGCLVVVTSSRRLEGLALHHDARRIELPPLPRADSIALLHAALGRPGSPGPASEAELDELAALCGDLPLALRIAGIIASRHPAASLSETIADIRHHRIDALEVDGHLALRATFATAHDDLGPQAQRLFLLLSLHPGPVIEMSGAAALSGLPRAEAGKLLDRLAHLRLLDQPDKHGYRLSDLSLDYARTCADEELLDTDRYAARRRLLDHFLHSAAGAAALITEQARAIVPGPPDNDVEPDRPGGRDEALRWFERNRENLLGAVDIAERHGFPEHAWRLAWASTDFLNLRSLHADWIRSHVIALQAARRTEAPDAVEITELNLANGYLRAQRYAEALALLSDAGERSGDPSREAFRQNSIGWAYTCLGLPARAIPHHRRALEHFQAPGQRYGRAHSLVYLCWACNGIGEQQRALEHGLPGLDLFGELGDDMGLAAAHHAIGGAHAAMRRTGPAVEHLVQAQHYWERCGDLHHVAWVLADLVVLHRATGEPERARRRWDQATARLDFLGEHPDTPRLRALLGPR is encoded by the coding sequence ATGGAGTTCCGATTATTGGGCCCGGTCGAGGTGCGTGCCGATTCCGGTGAGCTGGTCGAGCTGCGGCCCGGCCTGCTGGGAATCCTCGTCGTGCTGCTGGTCAACCCCGGCAAGGCGGTGTCGCAGCGCAGCGTCGTCGACAAGGTGTGGGGCGAGCACCCTCCGTCGATGGAGTCGCTGTACCGCTACATCTCGACGCTGCGCGCGGAAGTCCGCGGCGACGGGGTGCACTGGCCGCGCGCCAAGCCGGGGTTCTGGCGGCTCGACGTGGCTCCCGAACTGGTGGACTACCACCGGTTCCGGCACCACCTGGACCGGGCGCGGCAGTCGAGCGGCACCGAGGTGGAGGAGCACTGCCGCCGCGCGCTGGGCGAGTGCGGGTCCGAACTGCTGGCCGGGGTGGACGGCCCGGGACTGCACCGGCTCCGCACCCAGCTGGAACGGGACCGCATCGCGGGTGTCCGGCTTCTGGCCGGCGCCCTGCTCGACTCAGGCCAGGTGTCGGCCGCGCTCAACGAGCTGGACTGGGTGCCGTCGGACCACGAGCTCGACGAGGAGATCGTGGCCCTGCGGATGCGGGCGCTCGCCGCCGCGGGTCAGCTGCGCAGGCTGCGGGACTACGTGGTGGAAGTGTCCGCCACCTACCGGGAAGAAGGCACTGACCTGCCCGCCCGGCTCCGCGCACTGCACACCTCGCTGCTGCAGCAGGACGATCCGATCGTACGGCCGCGCACGGCGGGCGCGGAACGCGAGGCGCAGTGGACGCTCGCCGGTGGGGTGACCAAACGGGGACTGCCGAGCGGTGGGCTCTCCCGGACCACCGGGTCCGCGGGGAAGTTCGTGCGCCAGCCACGCCAGGGCGGTGCGGCAGCCGGGGGTTCGCGTCCGGCGATGCGACCACGGCAGCTGCCCGCCGTGCCGCCCCACCCGGTCGGACGGGACCGCGCGCTCGCCGGTCTGCTGTCCGCGGTGGAGGACGCGCCGGGAGTTCCACCGTGGCTGCTCATCGTGGAAGGCCTGCCGGGAGCGGGGAAGCACACGTTCGCGCTGCAGCTGGCGCACCGGCTCGCCGATCGCTATCCGGACGGGCAGCTCTACGCGAACCTCCAGGGCCTGGATCGGCACGCGACCGCCGGAGTGCTGCGCGACTTCCTCGCCGCCCTCGACTCCGACGTCCCCGAACGCTCCACAGTGGATTACCTGGCGGCAGGTCTGCGCAGCGCGCTCGCCGGCCGCCGGGTCCTGGTGCTGTTGAGCAACGCGCGCAGCGCCGAGCAGGTGCAGCCGCTGCTGCCCGGTCATCCCGGATGCCTCGTCGTGGTCACCAGCAGCCGCAGGCTGGAGGGCCTCGCGCTGCACCACGACGCCCGCCGGATCGAACTGCCACCGCTGCCCCGGGCCGATTCGATCGCACTGCTGCACGCTGCGCTGGGCCGCCCGGGGAGCCCCGGGCCCGCGTCGGAGGCGGAACTGGACGAACTCGCCGCCCTGTGCGGAGATCTGCCGCTGGCGCTGCGCATCGCGGGCATCATCGCGAGCAGGCACCCCGCCGCGTCGCTGTCCGAGACCATCGCCGACATCCGGCACCACCGCATCGACGCGCTCGAAGTCGACGGGCACCTCGCACTGCGCGCCACCTTCGCCACCGCGCACGACGACCTCGGCCCGCAGGCCCAGCGGTTGTTCCTCCTGCTGTCGTTGCACCCGGGGCCGGTGATCGAGATGTCCGGGGCCGCCGCCCTCAGCGGCCTGCCGCGCGCCGAGGCCGGGAAACTGCTGGACCGGCTGGCGCACTTGCGGCTGCTGGACCAGCCGGACAAGCACGGCTACCGGCTCTCGGACCTGTCGCTGGACTACGCGCGGACTTGCGCGGACGAGGAACTGCTCGACACCGATCGCTACGCGGCCCGGCGCAGGTTGCTCGACCACTTCCTGCACTCCGCTGCGGGCGCCGCGGCGCTGATCACCGAGCAGGCCCGCGCGATCGTGCCGGGACCACCGGACAACGACGTCGAACCGGACCGCCCCGGCGGCCGTGACGAGGCGCTGCGCTGGTTCGAGCGCAACCGCGAGAACCTGCTCGGTGCGGTCGACATCGCGGAGCGGCACGGATTTCCCGAGCACGCTTGGCGCCTCGCCTGGGCGAGCACCGACTTCCTGAACCTGCGCAGCCTGCACGCGGACTGGATTCGCAGCCACGTGATCGCGCTGCAGGCGGCGCGGCGCACCGAGGCACCGGACGCCGTGGAGATCACCGAGCTGAACCTCGCCAACGGGTACCTGCGGGCGCAGCGCTACGCCGAGGCGCTGGCCCTGCTGTCCGACGCGGGCGAGCGATCCGGCGACCCGTCGCGGGAGGCCTTCCGGCAGAACAGCATCGGGTGGGCCTACACCTGCCTCGGGCTCCCCGCGCGAGCGATCCCGCACCACCGGCGGGCGCTGGAGCACTTCCAAGCCCCCGGGCAGCGGTACGGTCGAGCGCACTCGCTGGTCTACCTGTGCTGGGCGTGCAACGGCATCGGCGAACAGCAGCGGGCCCTGGAGCACGGCCTGCCCGGCCTGGACCTGTTCGGGGAGCTCGGCGACGACATGGGCCTCGCCGCCGCCCACCACGCGATCGGCGGTGCGCACGCCGCGATGCGGCGGACCGGCCCGGCGGTGGAGCACCTCGTGCAGGCCCAGCACTACTGGGAACGCTGCGGCGACCTGCACCACGTGGCGTGGGTGCTCGCGGACCTGGTGGTCCTGCACCGCGCGACGGGCGAACCCGAGCGGGCGCGCCGCCGCTGGGACCAGGCGACCGCCCGTCTCGACTTCCTCGGCGAGCACCCCGACACCCCGCGGCTGCGGGCCCTGCTCGGGCCGCGCTGA
- a CDS encoding alpha/beta fold hydrolase, translating to MVAAVSPEVPGVEHRYVQVGGLRVHVAEAGSGPPLVLLHGWPQHWYLWRHQIPELARSYRVIAPDLRGHGWTDAPTGGYDKENLAADLIGLLDALELDRVRLVGHDWGGWTGFLACLRAPERFDRFLALNIAHPWPSRSPAARLSLWRFWYQVVVGSPLGSLLVRRTPFISRGILGTVERGALGRAERDAFADRWRDPARARASVQLYRTFLLRELPAVARGRYRDSTLTTRTRLLFGTGDPAISPRLLAGYERHAERMDVRWVPGAGHFIVDERPDRVLAEIQEFMAE from the coding sequence GTGGTGGCAGCGGTTTCGCCGGAGGTGCCCGGGGTCGAGCACCGGTACGTCCAGGTCGGTGGGCTCCGAGTGCACGTCGCCGAAGCCGGCTCGGGCCCGCCGCTGGTGCTGCTGCACGGCTGGCCGCAGCACTGGTACCTGTGGCGCCACCAGATCCCGGAGCTCGCGCGTTCGTACCGGGTGATCGCGCCGGACCTGCGCGGCCACGGCTGGACCGATGCTCCCACCGGCGGCTACGACAAGGAGAACCTGGCGGCCGATCTGATCGGCCTGCTCGACGCGCTGGAGCTCGACCGGGTGCGGCTGGTCGGCCACGACTGGGGCGGCTGGACCGGTTTCCTCGCCTGCCTGCGCGCGCCGGAGCGGTTCGACCGGTTCCTCGCGCTGAACATCGCGCACCCGTGGCCGTCCCGGTCGCCCGCGGCGCGGCTGAGCCTGTGGCGGTTCTGGTACCAGGTGGTGGTGGGATCGCCGCTGGGGTCGCTGCTGGTGCGCCGCACCCCGTTCATCTCCCGCGGCATCCTCGGCACCGTCGAACGCGGCGCGCTCGGGCGTGCCGAGCGGGACGCGTTCGCCGACCGCTGGCGGGATCCGGCGCGGGCGCGGGCCTCGGTGCAGCTGTACCGCACGTTCCTGCTGCGCGAGCTGCCCGCCGTGGCCCGCGGGCGCTACCGGGACTCGACGCTGACCACCCGGACCCGGCTGCTGTTCGGCACCGGCGATCCGGCGATCTCGCCCCGGCTGCTGGCGGGCTACGAACGCCACGCCGAGCGGATGGACGTGCGCTGGGTGCCCGGCGCGGGCCACTTCATCGTCGACGAACGCCCCGACCGCGTCCTCGCCGAGATCCAGGAGTTCATGGCGGAGTGA
- a CDS encoding amino acid ABC transporter ATP-binding protein, with amino-acid sequence MTETAEQNPEPRIRVRGLEKSFDDRKVLRGIDFEAARGTSTVVVGPSGSGKTTVLRSLNALDVPDSGVIGIDDVEVDFAALPAGKAGRREAARLRAQSGMVFQSHNLFPHRTVLENVIEGPVVAQRRPREQAVADAKALLEQVGLGERADTYPFQLSGGQQQRVGIARALALEPRVVLFDEPTSALDPELVGEVLAVIKDLAAAGWTTVIVTHEIRFARQVADQVLFLDDGAIVERGSGDQVLADPREERTRRFLRRILNE; translated from the coding sequence ATGACCGAGACCGCGGAGCAGAATCCCGAACCCCGGATCCGGGTGCGCGGGCTGGAGAAGTCCTTCGACGACCGGAAGGTGCTGCGCGGCATCGACTTCGAGGCCGCGCGCGGCACTTCGACGGTCGTGGTGGGGCCGTCCGGTTCGGGCAAGACCACCGTGCTGCGCTCGTTGAACGCGCTGGACGTCCCGGATTCCGGAGTGATCGGCATCGACGACGTGGAGGTCGACTTCGCGGCGTTGCCCGCCGGGAAGGCCGGGCGTCGCGAGGCGGCGCGGCTGCGCGCGCAGAGCGGCATGGTCTTCCAGTCGCACAACCTGTTCCCGCACCGCACGGTGCTGGAGAACGTCATCGAGGGCCCGGTCGTCGCCCAGCGCCGGCCGCGCGAGCAGGCCGTCGCCGACGCGAAGGCGCTGCTGGAGCAGGTGGGGCTCGGCGAGCGCGCCGACACCTACCCGTTCCAGCTCTCCGGCGGGCAGCAGCAGCGCGTCGGCATCGCCCGCGCGCTGGCGCTGGAGCCGCGCGTGGTGCTGTTCGACGAGCCGACCTCGGCGCTGGACCCGGAGCTGGTCGGCGAGGTGCTGGCGGTGATCAAGGACCTGGCGGCGGCGGGCTGGACGACGGTCATCGTCACCCACGAGATCCGCTTCGCCCGGCAGGTCGCCGACCAGGTGCTGTTCCTGGACGACGGCGCGATCGTGGAGCGCGGCAGCGGCGACCAGGTGCTGGCCGATCCGCGGGAGGAGCGGACCCGGCGGTTCCTGCGGCGCATCCTGAACGAGTGA